Within Deltaproteobacteria bacterium, the genomic segment CCAGGAGTTTGGACGCTTCGAGATCCTGAAGCTCTGTTTCCCCGTGGTCGATTCCGTCCCCGTACCCGATCCAAGAGGCCATGTGGCTGGCCAGGTTGATGACCAGGCAGGCTTGATCAAGGGGGGAATCGGTCTGGAGGGTGGCCTGTCGGCGGGCCATGTGGATGAATTCATCGGAGAAATTCCAGCGTTTCAGGGTTTCTTCGCTGACCAGAGGGTATGCTTCCGCGACGTGGGAGAGGACATCGGACAGGTCGAAGGATTCAGCAGGTGCGGTCTCTGAGAGGGCCTTCAGGAGAGGCACCTTTCCGATGTCATGTATAAGACCCATCAGGAAGAATCTATCGCTGTCTTTGAATTTCCGGTCTTCGGCGATGGCCTTGGCGGCAAAGGCGCTGGCAAGGGAGTGAAGCCATAGGTTTTCCATCACCACCCTGTATTCCACCCCCTTCACCTCATAGAGGTCCCTGTAAGCGATCGCCATGATAATCCCCTGAGTTTCCCGAAATCCCAAGAGGGGAATGGCCCTTCGCACGGAATATATCTCTTCGAGCCTGCGGTACCAGGAAGAGTTGGCCAGGGAAATCAGTTTCAAGGAAATCACCCCGTCCCTTTCAATGACTTTGACCAGATCGTCAACACCAGAGGAGGGATCATGGGCCACTTTCTGGATTTCCTGAACGACCCGGGGCAGGTGGGGGAGTTCGATTTTGCCTTCCCTGAATTTTTCCACGAGATCCATTACCATGCCGCGAAGATCTTCCTCGTCTTCTGCGGCTCCGCCGCCTTCAGTCATCCCGGAAAGGGTTTTCAGGTGGGAGATAAATTCCTTGAGAAGATCGGGATCAAAGGCCTTTCCAGCCCCCCTTTTCATCTCTTCGATGGCGTCTGAGGGGCTCATTCTGGGGCGCTGGGGGCGGGTCGAGATCAAGGCGTCGTAAGTGTCGGCCAGTCTCAGGATTCGGGCACCCAGATGAATCGCTCCACCCTTGAGCCCGTCGGGGTATCCTGTGCCGTCAAAGGCCTCGTGGTGCTGGCGGATGATGGGAAGTATTTCTTTCAGGTGGCGGTTTTTTGAAAGGATTCGCTCGGCCACGACGGGATGCTGCCTTAGAAGGGACTTTTCTTCCATGGTCAAATCAACGGGCTTCCGGAGGAGACCCTGGGGCAAATGAACCATTCCGAGGTCATGAAGGAGACCCGCAAGGTAGAGGTTATCTATCTCCATTTCAGGGAGACTGAGCTTTTTTCCAAAGGAGACACAGATTCGCGCCACCCGCTCGGAATGCCCTTTAAGGAAGGGATCCTTTTCTTCTATCAGGGAAACCAGGATCTGGATCAGATCCCTGATATCATTGTCCTTGCCATGCCTTCTCATGATTCAGGTCTCCTCTCGAAAAAGTTCTTGGAACGGGTGGTTAGCCGTGGGCTTCCACCTGTTTGCCCGGTCTGGGTGACGGGGTGATAGGATCCCGTGGCTGAAAACCTGCTCGGGTGGAGAGCCTTTACCCGATGATCCTCATAGTGAGCTTGCCGACCCCCTTTTTTAGAAGGGACAATTTCCGGGCCAGTGCATAAGAGAGATCAACGTCGCGGCCCTTTACATAGGGCCCCCGGTCCGTAACCACGGCCCTGGCCCGTTCACCTGTAAGAGGATTCACCAGTTCGACCCGGGTTCCCAGGGGCAGTTTCTTGTGGGCGATGGTGTTTCCATACATGTTGAAAAATTCTCCGTTGGCCATGACCTTTCCGTGATGGCTCTTCCCGTACCAGCTCGCAATCACGACCTGTTCCTTCGGATAGGCCGGCCTGCGGATCCTGAGGGTCTGTCCGGGCCGGATTTTCCTGGGATCCTGGATTCCGTTGTCGCGAATAAGATCTTGAACATTGACGTGAAATCGTTTCACGGCCAAGGCCCAGAGGGTGTCCCCCGGCTTTATGGTGTATTCGATCCAATCCTCCGTTTTCTCTCTGACTTTCGGTTCAGGAACGGGAAAGGTGGTGAAATCCTCTTTTTTTCGGTGCACAATGGCCTGAAAGTCCTTCTCTCCCCTTATGACGGCGCCTTCTTTCAAAAACCAGCGACCAGTCCTGGAAGAACGGCCCACGGCCCCGGGGTTCAATTTGCGAAGGGTCTGCCAGTTCATGTTCATCAGGCCGGTCACCTTTTTGATGGTATCCCCCCTCTGAACTTTGTAGACCATGGAAAAACCCTCCTTACCTTTGTTTCAACCCTGGATTTTGCATCTGCGCTCTTGGATCCGCTTTCTGTTTTTCATCGGCCGGGAGCAGGCCTGTAAGCCTTTCCTCTATGCCCTTGAAAGTAGTAAAAAAGCAATTATTGTGCCAGGGTACCATGCTCTCCCAGGCCCTTTGGAGTGTGGCTCGATTTCCCGAGAAGACCCAAAAGATTCCTGGGGTTTTGTCAAAATTATGACGCTGGATCTTGGCGCCTCACCTGTATTCTGGTCCCTTGGGGCCACTGTCCAACCCAAACATCGCCCCAAGCGGTCCCCTGGATCCAGGGTTGACCGAGTCCGGGGGGCGGAATATGCTCCTTGACACCCCCAACCAGCCCCTTATATACTTCTTTTACTTGTCCAAAGTGCTCCTCCAGGCGGTCAGGTTTCCTATGAATTCATCGGAATTGCCTTACAGTATAGGCAGGTACCAGGTGACCCAGAAACTGGGAAGGGGGGGTATGGGTATTGTTTACCTGGCCTATGATCCCTTTATTGACCGGATGGTGGCGGTCAAGGTGGCCTCTACGGTTAGTGTCCAGGACGAAAGCCGACTGGAAGAGTTCCGGAGGGAATTCCTGAACGAGGCCAGGGCGGCCGGAAAATTGCTTCATCCCCACATCGTATCCGTCTATGATGCGGCGGTGGAGAACAACCGTTGTTACCTAGTCATGGAATACGTGGATGGCCCTACCCTCAAGAAATTCTGCCGCAAGGACACCTTGCTTCCCATCGAAGAGGTTGTCAAGATTTCCTACCAGTGTGCAAAGGCCCTGGACTATGCCCACGAGAACGGGGTCATACACCGGGATATCAAGCCCGGAAACATCATGCTCTCCAGCCGGGGCGAGGTCAAAATCGCTGACTTCGGAATCGCATTGATCGGGGATCCCGCCGACCTGAACAGTTCAGGAAGCCTGACCGGATCGGCCTCCTATACCTCCCCGGAGCAACTCCGCGATGAGGTCATCACCCCCCAGGCGGATCTCTTCTCTCTTGGTGTGGTGATGTTTGAACTTCTGGCGGGAAAGAATCCCTTTGAAGCGGATTCAGACGTGGCGACCGTCTATCGTATTACCCATGACGATCCTCAACCCCTCAGATCTCTGCGGCCCGATATCCCCGGGACTCTGGAGGCCATCGTCCACCGTGCCTTGGAGAAGGACTTGAAGGAGAGGTACGCCACGGCAGGAGAGATCGCTACGGACCTGGGAAATGCCTTCAAACACATCCGTCTCCCAGAGGAAGGGGTAAATCTCGAGAAAAAATTCAATGCCTTAAAAAGGATTGATTTTTTCAGGGACTTCAATTCCATGGAATTGAGTGAGATCCTGAAAGATACCCAGTGGCTCGAATACGGCGCATCTTCCACGATCCTCACCGAGGGGGAAAAGGAGGACGCCTTCTATATCATCGTGGCTGGAGAAGTGGTGGTAAGAAAGATGGGCAAGGCCATCGCCGTTCTCAAGCAGGGAGACTGTTTCGGGGAAATGGCTTGCCTGGGAAAGGTCCGGAGGACCGCTTCCATCGAGGCGCTCACAGACACCATCCTGATGAAGATAAACGCCTCCATCATCGACAAGACCCCCATGGCCACACAGCTCCGCTTCTACAAGGTCTTCACCGGCACCCTTATCCGCCGATTGGCTCAGACGAGCAGACTCCTCTCCCAGGCCTCTCCCTAACGGCCCGCACCCGGGCGGCTTGCCTTTACAAGGATCTTGAATCTCCGTGTTCCCAGGATCAATACTCTGTCGTGGTTTTCTGCCCTTCGCAGATTTCCTCGACCGTTTCACTGATCAGCTTTCCGTTTTTCCAAACCCTCTTTGTGACCTTCCGGCACTTGGTGCTTTGATTCACCGGGCCGGGGATGGCCTCCACGGCCCCGCCCTGATTGTCGTAATAAACGACTCTCTTGTTGGTCAGGGCGGCTTCCCGGCTCGCCTGGTATGATTGGTCCACGGCATTACCCACGATGGCGCCGAGCAAGGTGCCCACGGCCGCTCCGATAAGGGTCGATTCCGTATTCCCCCCGATGATCTGCCCGCCGATAGCGCCGACACCCGCGCCGATGGCCGCGCCCTTCTGGGTATTGTACCGATCCTGAGGTACGGTGGCGCAGCCTGTAAGGATGAAAACAACAGAGAGCACGATCACGAGGGTCCAAAGTTTTTTCATTCCTGTTCCTCCCGACTTTTCATGGCTTATCTCCTTACACTAAGCATGATCAGGGAATTTTCAAGCCCGCCCGGAGGTCTGTCAGCCCCCCGGATCCAATCGCGTACGGAAGAAGACGAATCGATTCATGGCGTCCAGGAGCCCCCGGGAATATGGAGACATGCGGAATTGACGGAATTCCCTTTCCCATTAGCGGCAATCACTCACCAGCGGACATAGAGAAAGGTCGTAAGATAATGTTATTATGTCCATCCGACGGCCGGGCGGGACAGTCTGTTATATTTTGACGTTTTTCCTCCCCATCGGGTTTACAGTCCGAATGAGAAGGGAGGAGGACCTCCCAAGGGGATCACCCCACCCGGTTTGGAGCCGGTCGAGTCAGGGGATGTGAAAGAGTACGGGATCAAAGAGGCCCGTGCCGAATAGGTTGCAATAGGGCAGGCATTTGGAGAGGAGCATGAACGTGGTTTTTTCGGTGACGGACGCGGTTTCTTCTCCCAGGGAATCGAAGTTGCCCCCTCCCTTGGACACGATGATATCGGCACGCTCAAGGAGATCCCTCAGCTCGCCGGAACACCGCTTGAGGGAGGTTCCGGGAAAGGGGCCCATAATTCCGTTTTCCACCACCTGTGCGACAACCGTGATTCCCGCATCTTCCGCCTCGGTTAGGGTCACGTCGTTCATCGTGGGGATGCTTCTCACGACGAAGATCACTTCAAGGGGATACTGGGCCCGGAGGATCTCGATGAGAAGCTTGTCGAAAACGATTTCCCCCGAGTTGTCCCCGAGGTAGACCAGGAGTTCCGATCTTCCGAGGCGTTCCTTGAAGTCGGCATAGGCCTGCCGGGAGACGGGGACCTGGAGTTGGGCCTTGATCCAGTCCAGGAAATCCGTGGGGTTTTCCGAAACCATGAGGTCGATCCTGTTTCCCAGGATGGCAAGCTTGATGGCCCCGAAGAGGGGATCCGCATCCTCATGAATAAGGGACCTGATATGGGGCTCTACCTCGAGTACCCGCTTGTTTTGCTTCCACTTGAGCAAGGAAAAGGGATCCGGGCTGTCCGCAGCCTTCATGATGATCTTCATCACCCCTTCGATGAGGGCGGGACTGACCACGTTCCAGTCTTCACCCCGGAGTCCGGGAAGTTCCGCGATTCTCCGGTAAAGGCTCCGCATCCTGGTTTCATCCAGCTTGAGGGCTCTCATCGCCGTTACGGACATCCGCAACACACAGGGGATGCAATCCGGCTTGATAAGCATGGAAAATCTCCCGATCCTTGGGTTCTTCCGATGCACTGCACCGGGTTGGGGTTACGCCCGGAGGCGTTTCGTAATCTTCCGCCCAGGCTTAAGGCAAACGCCCTTTTCATCGTCGAGCATCCGGGAAAGACACCCTTTTTCCTAAGGATCCTGCCGGTGGGTGATAGAGACGATCGTCGGGGTTGGACCGGGGCGGGTGGCCCTTAGAAAGTTTTGAGCATCTCCCTCATCAGATAGGGCACCTCGATCCTCCCGGTCGGGGCCAGGATCCGGCTGCTGTAATCCGTTGCGTATCTTGTTTTCAGCTTGCGGACCAGGCGCCTGAACTCCGAGGTGTCGATCGCCTTGGCTATGTCCACAATATTGCTCGCCGTGCCCTCCGCCAGCACCCTGGGGCCTGAACCGATGATGAGCCTCCAGCCCCCGGTGATGGGAACCCCCAGTTCCTTCATGGCCGGGAGACACTCTTCCTTGACAAAATGATAGTGCTCCTCTTCCATGCCGGGCAGGACGTTGTAATACTGGTTGAACTTCCACACGCCGGTCTGGATTCGGTAGGGGCCTTCCTGGATCCGTCCGGATGGGGCCCAGACCCTGCTGTCGTACTTCCACACATACTGGAGAAGATTGTTGAAGATCGTTCGATATTCCTTCCCCGATAGGGTTTTCTTCAGATTGTCCACATTTTCCACCTCGGCCACCGCTACGATGCGGGGGCCCATACCGACCGCCACGTAATACCCCCCGACCAACCGGAGCCCCAGACCTTCCAGGGTGGGGTTGTATTTCTCGAGAATGAAGGTGGAATAATCGTCGAACTTATTGGGCATCACATCCCAGTATTGGGAAAAAAGAATGGGCATGTTTTCCTCCAAGGTCCCGTTCGGGTGAAAAATGGGTGGTTTCCCGGCGTCATCCCATCTTGAATACACGCGTCATGAGTTCCGCCAGGTATTCGGAGTTCTTTTCTTTTTTCTTCGAATACTTCGCGGGCCGCGTCTGGACCCAGAAGAGATTATCCGGGAAGGGAAGATCGAGGTCAATGACCCATTCCATGTCCTGGGGAACGCCGAAATGGGCCTCGACCCTTTTCGCGATACGTGCGATCTCTTCCAGTTCTTCTTTTTCCAGGCAGGGCTTCTCGACCATTTCCGCCGGCACCCTTGCCGTGCCGGTTCCGTCCTGGGTATAGACCACCATCTTGGTCTTCCGGTTAATGGTACTGTGGACCCGGCCCGTCTCCTTGTCGATGATAAAGGTGTCAGGGGTGATCTCCCCGCTTACCACGCTCTCCCCGAGGCCCCAGTTCCCCTCCACCACGATCTTGGAAAGATCCCCTGTGGTGGGCTGGACCGTGAGCGCGACCCCGGCGGACTTGGCGTTGACCATTTTGAGGACGGCCACCCCGATGGGCGCCTTCTCCATCTCCATGCCCTTTTCGATCCGGAAGGCGATGGCCCGGGTGGTGAAAGCACTTCCCCAGACCTGGATCACCTTCCGCGCGAGTTGGCCCTTGCCCCTCACGTTCAGGTAGGTTTCCATCTGCCCCGGCATGCTCACCGCGCCGCTCGAACGGGTAGCGACGGCTGTATTTTCCTGGCCGACCTGTTCGCAGAGTTCGTCATAGTAGTCCCAGAGTTCCCGTTTCATATCTTCGGGCATCTTCTTGGATTCAATAACCCCCCTGATGAATCGGCTGGCCTCGATTTGCTTTTCCACCTTGTTCAATTTTCCCTGGTTTTCGGTGACGTACCGCCTGATCTCGTCCCCGGCCCCGGTTTCCTCCATAAAACGCTCATATCCGTCTACGGAGACGGCGAATCCCGGGGGTACCTTCATCCCCAAGTGGGTCATCTCTCCCAGGTTGGCGCATTTTTTGCCGACAAGATCGTTGTGTTCGCTTCGGAGTTCACTTAGCCGATAGAGCCATTTCTGTCCCATATCCATGCTCCCAAAAGGACCGGCGCCCGAGGCCCGGTGGTCCGGGCGCCCGGCCAGGATACGAGTTACTTTTCCTTGTCAAGAATATAGACGGTTCCCAGGTTGGCATCCACCTTGATTCTCTGCCCCGATTTGATCTTCACCGTTCCCTCGAAAACGTTCATGACCACGGGGATACCATATTCCCTGCCCACGATGGCCGCGTGGGAAAGGCTGGCCCCACGGTCCACCACCACGCCCTTGATCATCGAAAAGATGGGAGTCCAACTGGGAGAGGTGCTGGCGGCCACCAGAATGTCGCCTTCCTTGACGAGGTGAAGTTCGTCCTCGTTCATGATGACCCGGGCCGGTCCCTCCGCCACTCCCGGGGATCCGCAGGTTCCGTAAAGGTCGGCCTTGAGTTCCGGGCGAACCTGGGGCATGGAGCCCACCACGACCTTCAGGGCGATGGGATCGTTGGATTGGACGAGTACCCCCATGGCCTGGTCCAGATCGAATCCTTCCTTGAGAAAGGCCGGGGGATTGGGGTTCTTTTTCCATTCCTCCCATTCGGCCTTGCGGCGGTCCACGATATAGCGCAGGTTGAACTGGTCGGGATTGATGGCGGCCCTTCGAACCTCGTCGGGAATGAGGAAAAAGATATCCTCGTGATGATCGATGGTACCCGCCGAAACGAACCGCCGCCCGATACCCAGGGCGCTTCTTCTCATCATGGCATGGGTGTAAAGGTCCAGGTAATGATCGTGTTCCTCGCTGAACACCCCGCTCTTCTGGGCCAAACGCATCAATTGTTCGAACCACCCGCGTTGTTCAGGCGATACCTTTTCGAGGACTTCCCTTTCGGCCGCTTCCCGCTCCTCGGTAAGCTTTTTGCGTTCTTCATCCAGGTTGAAGTCTCCGCCCTTCAGCAAAAACTGCTTCACATTCGCAAGGGCCGGGGCGGGGTCTTCCACCCACGTGGGCAGGTTGATCTCCGACATGCGTTGCATCCTCCAGCCGTCCTCGTTCATGAAGGCCATGAAGTCTTCCATGAAGGCCCGGCCCTTCTCCGTACTCTCGAGTCGTTCTTGGATCTGTTCCGGTTCGCTTTGCAGGAACTCTTCCGTCAGGCCTTCTTCTCTCGCACGCTTCGAGAACTCCCACAAGCGCCGATCCACCTGGAAGACCTTGTTGTCGAAGCCAGAGACAAGCTTGTGAAACACCGGGGAAGTGTCATCGATTCCCGCAAGGTCGCGGCACATGTTTTCGAAGAGGATATAGGCCGTGTAGGTCCCGTACATCATGTACATGTGAATTTCCCACATTCGGCGGCAGGTATTGATGGTCTCCTCGAAGTTTTCCAGCAATTCGATGTTGCTCGCCTTCTCAAGATCCAATTTTTTTAGGTTCTCGTATCTTTCGAGGATTTCCTTCAGGAAACCCTGCCACAGCCCATCATAGTCTTCGATGAAGGGAAGAATGGCTTCGCGGAACTTGGCTTCTCTCCTCTGCCGCTCCTCTTCGCTTTTGACCAGCAGGAGCGTCAGGTATCCCCCTCCATTGTGAAAGCGCCAATCCCATCCCTTCACGGTGGGGAGGCTCAACTTCTCGGCGCCGTATTGCATGCCATGACGGCAGAAATTGATCCAGAACCATCCGAACATGGGCGTCCAGGGCGGCACGGAATGAGTGCCGTCCAGGAACCAGGCCGGAGATTGCTCGAAATCGTTTTCGGGATCAAATTCCAAGCCCGGGACCACATCGTAAACCTTCATGTTTCCCTCCTTACTTGCATGGGGTTAAAAGAAAAAGGACGCGGCCAGACTGCTTTCTCGATCATCCGGCGTTGGTTTAAAACTGGGAGACCAGGCGCTCCGGGAAGAGGCGAGGGTTGAAATCGGAGGAGATTCAGGCGGGCGGCAGGCGACGGGCAAAAACCACCCGGCCGCCGGATATAGGGTGCGTGATCGCGGGTTCGAGGGTCGATGGAACCTCTTTCAGCCGCAGCCTGGATGCAGTCTTAGGATCCTTTTCTTCCTCAACGTGGAGGAACAGCGCCAGAACCTGGTCCCCAACCGGGGACCTCGAAACGGATTGGATTGTCACCTCCTTTCCTGGAAACCGCAAGAATACGCCCACCCGGCCCATTGTCTTTCCATCCCTCCGGGGAGTGCGTGGATGGGGAGGATCTATTTCCCATGGGAGTGGCCTTGAACGGTATCGGAATGGGCATTTACCGGCAGCCTCCAAAAGATTCGTTTCTCCGATGGGGGCTCCCTCGGAAACCCCTTCGGTTTTTCACCCAGCGGGGTGCGGCGCCATGGAAACAAAAGGGTTTTATTGAACCCAAATTATGCGTGAATGCTTGCCCGCTGGCTGTTTGGCGGTCTTGCCTGTCTCGGGCGCGGCCTGTCCAAGGAAGGGTAAAGGGATTTTTCCGAAGCGGCCTATTTTGGCTCTGGAGCAGCCTGCCTGCCGCAGGCAGGGAGAGCGGAAGAGCCAAAATAGGCAGTGAGCGGAGCCATGGACGGCGTAGCGCTTGCCCGCTGCTGTCTGGCGGGAACGTAGCGGAGGAAATATCCTTTTACCCTTCATCTATCGGGTGCTGCCAGGATGCTTTAACATATTGTAATAAAGATAAATTTCATTATTAATTAATGTATAATTTGGGTTTACTGAAAACACTCGCCGTGGATCTCCCCCCTTTAAGAGGATCCACAGGATCTTGTCTTTCCGGCATGTCGCCCCTCGTCAAAGGGCCTTTTCCATGTCTGCCAGGACTTCGGGAATTCCCAGGGCTTCAAGCCGTTCTTTGGAAGGTATCCCTTCTCGAGTGTAACCGAGGTCTCGGTAATATTCATCGAGCAGGCCCTCAAGATTTTCCACCCTCTGGCCCGTCGCCGGTCCGGCGTTCTTTAAGGGCTCGGCCGTCATCCGTTCAGGAAGGGTGTCGTCCCTCCTCCTGAACCCTTCCCGCACGTTGAAGCACCTCTCGATACATAGAATCCGCTCCCCCGCCCGAAGGAGATTTTCCGGATCCCCAAGGGATTCAAGGCCTGTAGCGGCCTCGAGGTATTCGGCGTACATCTCGAGGTTCAACCCCGTGTTTCCAAAGGTGCAGGCGATAAGGGAGTCCTCGACGGCCTGTTCCATCTGGACCCTTGCGATATCCGCTCCCTTTCCTTTTTCCGTGTAAGGGTCGACCTTTCCGGAGAGTTCATCCCTGGGCCGGCCGTACATGTGACTGCCTCCGATATTGGATGTGGCCATGCTGAGGGCGTATCCCTTGACACCCCTTGGATCGTACCCCGGAAGCTCCAGGCCCTTGATGTGCATGGCAAAGGGTTCGGCTCCCTCTCCGAGCTCAACGGCGGCCCTCAGGACCCCTTGTCCCAGGATTTGTCCGATTCCCTCCCCCTTGCCGATCCGTTCAATCAAGGTGAAGGCCGCCCTCCGGTCCCCCCAGGTGAGGGTCAGGCCGCCGGTCTGCAGGGGAGTGAGGATGCCTCTTTCAAAGAGTTCGAAGGCGAAGGCCAGGCAGACACCGGTGCTGATAGTATCAATGCCGTAGTAATCACAAAGGGCATTGGCGTCTATGATGAAGGACTTGTCCGTGATGCCCAACAGAGGCCCGAAGGCGTAAATGGATTCGTATTCCGGTCCGTCGATCCGGGTTCCCTCCAAGGGGCCGGTGGCGACATCCCTCATTCCGCCGCAACGGGTCATGCAGAGGTAACAGCCCGCCTTGGCCTTTTTCAACCGGAAGAACTTCTGCCCCGAGATTTCTTCGATGTTCTCAATGCTTCCCTCCTGGAAGTTTCTAACCGGCAGAATTCCCAGATTATCCACGACGGTCGTGATGTAAGGGGTCCCTAGGGTATTCATGTTTTCTCTTCTGGGGTGCCTTTTCAGAATTTCTATCTGCTTCTCCAGAAGGATTCGGAAGCGGTCCGCATCATGGGGAACGTATCTTTTTGCAGGCACTTTGATGGCCACGGCCTTCAGGTTTTTGGCTCCCATGACGGTTCCAAGGCCTCCACGGGAGGCGGTGCGCTCCCCCGATGCGATCACGGCGTAGCGGATCCCTTTCTCCCCTGCTGGTCCGATACAGGCGGACTCGGTGCCCGGCCCGTGCCTTTTCTTAAGCAGGAGCTGGGTGCGCCTGGTGTCCAGTCCCGCCAGGTCCCGGGCGTCCATGAACCGAGGGCCGCTCTCGTCGATGAAGAGGTAAGTGGCCTTCTCCGCCGCTCCCTCGATGATCATCAGGTCGTAGCCTGCATGCTTCATCCAGGGCCCGAAATTTCCGCCCGCGATGGACCGGAAGATGGTCCCCGTGAGGGGGCTCTTCGAACTCACGGCCCATTTTGAGAAACCCTGGATCCCCGTGCAGCCCAGGACGCCTATGGACATGATGAGCTTGTTCCTCGGGCCGAGTGGATCGATTCCGGGGGCGATTTCGTCGTAAAGGTATTTAGAGCCTAGCCCCCTTGCCGACAGGTATTTCTCGAGATGTCGCGATGGAATTTCTTCTTCCTTGAAGGTGGATGCCGACAGGTTGATCCTCAGCAGTTTTCCTGCGAATGTGCTCATCTCTTTCTCACCTTGATCGACGTTTTTACCCGCCGCGATCCGGCCTTCCGGGTTTCGCCGCCTTTGGAATATCGTTTGGTGCGGGTTTCATCGGTTGATATGCCCGGATGGAACAAGGATCTTGCACCCGTA encodes:
- a CDS encoding phosphoenolpyruvate-utilizing protein; translated protein: MKVYDVVPGLEFDPENDFEQSPAWFLDGTHSVPPWTPMFGWFWINFCRHGMQYGAEKLSLPTVKGWDWRFHNGGGYLTLLLVKSEEERQRREAKFREAILPFIEDYDGLWQGFLKEILERYENLKKLDLEKASNIELLENFEETINTCRRMWEIHMYMMYGTYTAYILFENMCRDLAGIDDTSPVFHKLVSGFDNKVFQVDRRLWEFSKRAREEGLTEEFLQSEPEQIQERLESTEKGRAFMEDFMAFMNEDGWRMQRMSEINLPTWVEDPAPALANVKQFLLKGGDFNLDEERKKLTEEREAAEREVLEKVSPEQRGWFEQLMRLAQKSGVFSEEHDHYLDLYTHAMMRRSALGIGRRFVSAGTIDHHEDIFFLIPDEVRRAAINPDQFNLRYIVDRRKAEWEEWKKNPNPPAFLKEGFDLDQAMGVLVQSNDPIALKVVVGSMPQVRPELKADLYGTCGSPGVAEGPARVIMNEDELHLVKEGDILVAASTSPSWTPIFSMIKGVVVDRGASLSHAAIVGREYGIPVVMNVFEGTVKIKSGQRIKVDANLGTVYILDKEK
- a CDS encoding aldehyde ferredoxin oxidoreductase family protein; the protein is MSTFAGKLLRINLSASTFKEEEIPSRHLEKYLSARGLGSKYLYDEIAPGIDPLGPRNKLIMSIGVLGCTGIQGFSKWAVSSKSPLTGTIFRSIAGGNFGPWMKHAGYDLMIIEGAAEKATYLFIDESGPRFMDARDLAGLDTRRTQLLLKKRHGPGTESACIGPAGEKGIRYAVIASGERTASRGGLGTVMGAKNLKAVAIKVPAKRYVPHDADRFRILLEKQIEILKRHPRRENMNTLGTPYITTVVDNLGILPVRNFQEGSIENIEEISGQKFFRLKKAKAGCYLCMTRCGGMRDVATGPLEGTRIDGPEYESIYAFGPLLGITDKSFIIDANALCDYYGIDTISTGVCLAFAFELFERGILTPLQTGGLTLTWGDRRAAFTLIERIGKGEGIGQILGQGVLRAAVELGEGAEPFAMHIKGLELPGYDPRGVKGYALSMATSNIGGSHMYGRPRDELSGKVDPYTEKGKGADIARVQMEQAVEDSLIACTFGNTGLNLEMYAEYLEAATGLESLGDPENLLRAGERILCIERCFNVREGFRRRDDTLPERMTAEPLKNAGPATGQRVENLEGLLDEYYRDLGYTREGIPSKERLEALGIPEVLADMEKAL
- a CDS encoding protein kinase is translated as MNSSELPYSIGRYQVTQKLGRGGMGIVYLAYDPFIDRMVAVKVASTVSVQDESRLEEFRREFLNEARAAGKLLHPHIVSVYDAAVENNRCYLVMEYVDGPTLKKFCRKDTLLPIEEVVKISYQCAKALDYAHENGVIHRDIKPGNIMLSSRGEVKIADFGIALIGDPADLNSSGSLTGSASYTSPEQLRDEVITPQADLFSLGVVMFELLAGKNPFEADSDVATVYRITHDDPQPLRSLRPDIPGTLEAIVHRALEKDLKERYATAGEIATDLGNAFKHIRLPEEGVNLEKKFNALKRIDFFRDFNSMELSEILKDTQWLEYGASSTILTEGEKEDAFYIIVAGEVVVRKMGKAIAVLKQGDCFGEMACLGKVRRTASIEALTDTILMKINASIIDKTPMATQLRFYKVFTGTLIRRLAQTSRLLSQASP
- a CDS encoding septal ring lytic transglycosylase RlpA family protein is translated as MVYKVQRGDTIKKVTGLMNMNWQTLRKLNPGAVGRSSRTGRWFLKEGAVIRGEKDFQAIVHRKKEDFTTFPVPEPKVREKTEDWIEYTIKPGDTLWALAVKRFHVNVQDLIRDNGIQDPRKIRPGQTLRIRRPAYPKEQVVIASWYGKSHHGKVMANGEFFNMYGNTIAHKKLPLGTRVELVNPLTGERARAVVTDRGPYVKGRDVDLSYALARKLSLLKKGVGKLTMRIIG
- a CDS encoding glycine zipper 2TM domain-containing protein; amino-acid sequence: MKKLWTLVIVLSVVFILTGCATVPQDRYNTQKGAAIGAGVGAIGGQIIGGNTESTLIGAAVGTLLGAIVGNAVDQSYQASREAALTNKRVVYYDNQGGAVEAIPGPVNQSTKCRKVTKRVWKNGKLISETVEEICEGQKTTTEY
- a CDS encoding PEP/pyruvate-binding domain-containing protein, with the protein product MGQKWLYRLSELRSEHNDLVGKKCANLGEMTHLGMKVPPGFAVSVDGYERFMEETGAGDEIRRYVTENQGKLNKVEKQIEASRFIRGVIESKKMPEDMKRELWDYYDELCEQVGQENTAVATRSSGAVSMPGQMETYLNVRGKGQLARKVIQVWGSAFTTRAIAFRIEKGMEMEKAPIGVAVLKMVNAKSAGVALTVQPTTGDLSKIVVEGNWGLGESVVSGEITPDTFIIDKETGRVHSTINRKTKMVVYTQDGTGTARVPAEMVEKPCLEKEELEEIARIAKRVEAHFGVPQDMEWVIDLDLPFPDNLFWVQTRPAKYSKKKEKNSEYLAELMTRVFKMG
- a CDS encoding DUF89 family protein; amino-acid sequence: MLIKPDCIPCVLRMSVTAMRALKLDETRMRSLYRRIAELPGLRGEDWNVVSPALIEGVMKIIMKAADSPDPFSLLKWKQNKRVLEVEPHIRSLIHEDADPLFGAIKLAILGNRIDLMVSENPTDFLDWIKAQLQVPVSRQAYADFKERLGRSELLVYLGDNSGEIVFDKLLIEILRAQYPLEVIFVVRSIPTMNDVTLTEAEDAGITVVAQVVENGIMGPFPGTSLKRCSGELRDLLERADIIVSKGGGNFDSLGEETASVTEKTTFMLLSKCLPYCNLFGTGLFDPVLFHIP
- a CDS encoding HDOD domain-containing protein, which translates into the protein MRRHGKDNDIRDLIQILVSLIEEKDPFLKGHSERVARICVSFGKKLSLPEMEIDNLYLAGLLHDLGMVHLPQGLLRKPVDLTMEEKSLLRQHPVVAERILSKNRHLKEILPIIRQHHEAFDGTGYPDGLKGGAIHLGARILRLADTYDALISTRPQRPRMSPSDAIEEMKRGAGKAFDPDLLKEFISHLKTLSGMTEGGGAAEDEEDLRGMVMDLVEKFREGKIELPHLPRVVQEIQKVAHDPSSGVDDLVKVIERDGVISLKLISLANSSWYRRLEEIYSVRRAIPLLGFRETQGIIMAIAYRDLYEVKGVEYRVVMENLWLHSLASAFAAKAIAEDRKFKDSDRFFLMGLIHDIGKVPLLKALSETAPAESFDLSDVLSHVAEAYPLVSEETLKRWNFSDEFIHMARRQATLQTDSPLDQACLVINLASHMASWIGYGDGIDHGETELQDLEASKLLGFTPETIAKIGKEVEESVRHSAHFI